A genome region from Dehalococcoidia bacterium includes the following:
- the rsmI gene encoding 16S rRNA (cytidine(1402)-2'-O)-methyltransferase yields MPVLYLVATPIGNLEDITLRALRVLREVSLVAAEDTRTARKLLSHYGIRARLLSYHEHNKGARIPVILEELRKGDVALVSEAGMPGISDPGVELVAAAAKEGFRVVPVPGPSAVVAALAVSGLPTSQFTFLGFLPRRAGERRRLLAQVAAEGRTLVIMEAPHRLRQSLLDMLHTLGDRRVAVCRELTKAFEEVFRGTISQALAHFPEPRGEFTLVVEGAPPPGREVDQERLREELAYLRSQGMRAKEAVAQVVAQYGVPRRLAYRLWLQALKRRPVT; encoded by the coding sequence ATGCCCGTGCTATATCTGGTAGCTACCCCCATCGGCAATCTGGAAGATATCACCCTGCGGGCCCTGCGCGTGCTGCGGGAGGTCTCCCTAGTGGCTGCCGAGGACACCAGGACGGCACGCAAGCTCCTATCCCACTACGGCATCAGGGCGCGTCTGCTGAGCTACCACGAGCACAACAAGGGAGCCCGCATACCTGTCATCCTGGAAGAGCTGCGGAAGGGCGATGTGGCCTTGGTCTCAGAGGCGGGTATGCCGGGGATATCAGACCCCGGGGTGGAGCTGGTGGCGGCGGCAGCCAAGGAGGGGTTCCGGGTGGTGCCGGTGCCCGGGCCCTCGGCGGTGGTAGCTGCCCTGGCCGTCTCCGGCCTCCCCACCAGCCAGTTCACCTTCCTGGGGTTCCTGCCGCGACGGGCGGGAGAGAGGCGCCGTCTCTTGGCCCAGGTGGCTGCCGAGGGGAGGACCCTGGTCATCATGGAGGCCCCCCACCGACTGCGGCAGTCCCTCCTGGACATGCTCCATACCTTGGGCGACCGCCGTGTAGCTGTCTGCCGGGAATTGACCAAGGCCTTTGAGGAGGTGTTCCGGGGGACCATCTCCCAGGCCCTGGCCCACTTCCCGGAGCCGCGGGGGGAGTTCACCCTGGTGGTGGAGGGGGCCCCTCCTCCCGGACGGGAGGTGGACCAGGAGCGGCTGCGAGAGGAACTGGCATACCTGCGGTCGCAAGGGATGCGGGCCAAGGAGGCGGTGGCCCAGGTAGTGGCTCAGTATGGAGTGCCCCGCCGCCTCGCCTACCGTCTCTGGCTTCAGGCCCTCAAACGGAGGCCCGTCACCTGA
- the metG gene encoding methionine--tRNA ligase produces the protein MAEKIFIGVAWPYANGSLHTGQIVGAYLPADIFARYHRTVGNQVLMVSGSDQHGTPITVRAEQEGKTPAELAAYYHKEFLETWRRLGISFDIYTSTGTENHARTVHDIFLKLYERGDIYKGTMRLPYCPQEGRFLLDRYVEGTCPVCGYEGARGDQCDQCGHVLDPVDLLNPRCRFDGSRPEIRESEHFFLRLSAYTDRLKKWLSTDKAHWRKNVLHFSLGALEQGLRDRAITRDITWGVPIPLPGYEDKRIYVWFEAVIGYLSATKEWAQRQGDPEKWREFWQDPKCKTYYFIGKDNILFHTIIWPMQLMAYSDATGEHYNLPYDVPANQYQTVRGSKASTSRNLAVWVLDFLSRYDADQLRYYLAATMPETADSDFTWAELVRRNNDELVATWGNLVNRVLAFAYRHFDRVVPTPAQIMARDRMLLQRIEQALRQTGENIRWCRFRGGLEAAMAGAREANRYLEESAPWRLVEENRPRCATVIYTALAAINGLKVAFYPYLPFSCQRLHHMLGYKGSLEAHGWRLEMPRPGQHLGEPEPLYRKLDPAMVAQEEARLGV, from the coding sequence ATGGCCGAGAAGATCTTCATCGGGGTGGCATGGCCTTACGCTAATGGCTCCCTCCACACGGGGCAGATCGTGGGGGCCTACCTGCCGGCGGACATCTTCGCCCGCTACCACCGCACCGTGGGCAACCAGGTGCTCATGGTCTCCGGGTCCGACCAGCATGGCACCCCCATCACCGTGCGGGCGGAGCAGGAGGGCAAGACCCCCGCCGAGCTGGCCGCCTATTACCATAAGGAGTTCCTGGAGACGTGGCGCCGGCTGGGCATCAGCTTCGACATCTACACCTCCACGGGCACCGAGAACCACGCCCGCACCGTCCATGACATCTTCCTCAAGCTATACGAGCGGGGGGACATCTACAAGGGGACCATGAGGCTCCCCTATTGTCCCCAGGAGGGGCGCTTCCTCCTAGACCGGTACGTGGAAGGCACCTGCCCCGTCTGCGGCTATGAGGGGGCCCGGGGCGACCAGTGCGACCAGTGCGGCCACGTCCTGGACCCCGTGGACCTCCTGAACCCCAGGTGTCGCTTCGATGGCTCCAGGCCGGAGATAAGGGAGTCGGAGCATTTCTTCCTCCGCCTCAGCGCCTACACCGACCGCCTAAAGAAGTGGCTTTCCACCGATAAGGCCCACTGGCGCAAGAACGTCCTCCACTTCTCCCTGGGGGCCCTGGAGCAGGGGCTGCGGGATCGGGCCATCACCCGTGATATCACCTGGGGGGTGCCCATCCCCCTGCCAGGATACGAGGACAAGCGCATCTACGTCTGGTTCGAGGCTGTCATCGGCTACCTCTCGGCCACCAAGGAGTGGGCCCAGCGCCAGGGAGACCCGGAGAAGTGGCGGGAGTTCTGGCAGGACCCCAAGTGCAAGACCTATTACTTCATCGGCAAGGACAACATCCTCTTCCACACCATCATCTGGCCCATGCAGCTTATGGCCTACTCCGACGCCACCGGCGAGCACTATAACCTTCCTTACGATGTCCCCGCCAACCAGTACCAGACGGTGCGGGGCAGCAAGGCCTCCACTAGCCGCAACCTGGCCGTCTGGGTGCTGGACTTCCTCTCCCGCTATGATGCCGACCAGCTCCGTTACTACCTGGCGGCCACCATGCCCGAGACAGCCGACTCCGACTTCACCTGGGCGGAGTTGGTGCGCCGCAACAACGACGAGCTGGTGGCCACCTGGGGCAACCTGGTCAACCGCGTCCTCGCCTTCGCCTATCGCCACTTCGACCGGGTGGTCCCTACCCCTGCCCAGATCATGGCCCGGGACCGGATGTTGCTCCAGCGCATCGAGCAGGCTCTGCGCCAGACGGGGGAGAACATCCGCTGGTGCCGGTTTCGTGGGGGCCTGGAGGCGGCCATGGCTGGGGCGCGAGAGGCCAACCGCTATCTGGAGGAGAGCGCCCCCTGGCGTCTGGTGGAGGAGAACCGGCCCCGCTGCGCCACCGTCATTTACACTGCCCTGGCGGCCATCAACGGTTTGAAGGTGGCCTTTTACCCCTACCTGCCCTTCAGCTGTCAGCGCCTCCACCACATGCTGGGGTATAAGGGTTCTCTGGAGGCCCACGGGTGGAGGCTGGAGATGCCCCGCCCTGGCCAACATCTGGGCGAGCCGGAGCCCCTTTATCGCAAGCTGGATCCGGCCATGGTTGCCCAGGAGGAGGCCAGGTTAGGGGTCTAG